One Chryseobacterium sp. StRB126 genomic region harbors:
- a CDS encoding DUF6452 family protein, with protein MVCLVGMFFSCGSDDDICESGEGTPRMKVAFRSAESGKETTLDSLSVAVDYGSGKVDLGWQKKIDSRLIPLRVDDSPYTDIYFKTSTKSKESQVRVKYTTQATYVSPGCGAKKTYENVSSELITIDPVKSVVNGQNQILNEDKTNLYLVL; from the coding sequence ATGGTCTGCTTGGTTGGAATGTTCTTTTCATGTGGCAGCGATGATGATATCTGTGAAAGCGGTGAAGGAACTCCAAGAATGAAGGTAGCCTTCAGGTCAGCAGAGTCTGGTAAAGAAACAACACTTGATTCATTATCTGTGGCAGTAGACTATGGCTCAGGAAAAGTGGATTTGGGGTGGCAAAAAAAAATAGACTCAAGGCTTATTCCTTTAAGAGTAGATGATTCGCCCTATACAGATATTTATTTTAAAACATCTACTAAAAGTAAAGAATCACAAGTAAGAGTTAAATATACGACTCAGGCAACCTATGTGTCTCCAGGGTGTGGCGCTAAAAAAACATATGAGAATGTAAGCTCAGAATTAATAACTATTGACCCTGTTAAAAGTGTTGTAAACGGACAAAATCAAATATTGAATGAAGACAAGACTAATCTTTACCTTGTTTTGTAG
- a CDS encoding DUF6048 family protein: MKTRLIFTLFCSLFGVLIGAQAGKKEEEKKTHWKYEPNFMVGFDVLNAGVGFFSDRKLYQGFISSKINGSVHAIAEAGFEKNIYQKNGYDAKANGPFVKLGAFYMLAKDKENEFNGFYAGGKLAGSFYNQEYMAIPVRGYGGSSSSVAFPASSQSSFWLEGTLGGRVQLFDSNFYIDVNLQPRYLAYTSKQDNISPMIIPGFGKSSSKFNMGFAWNIAYKF, from the coding sequence ATGAAGACAAGACTAATCTTTACCTTGTTTTGTAGCCTTTTCGGGGTATTAATCGGAGCACAGGCAGGAAAAAAAGAAGAAGAAAAAAAGACTCATTGGAAATATGAGCCCAATTTTATGGTTGGGTTTGATGTATTGAATGCCGGAGTAGGATTTTTTTCAGACAGAAAGCTATACCAGGGATTTATTTCTTCCAAAATTAATGGAAGTGTTCATGCCATTGCTGAAGCCGGTTTTGAAAAAAATATATATCAGAAAAATGGTTATGATGCTAAAGCAAATGGTCCTTTTGTTAAACTTGGTGCATTCTATATGCTGGCTAAAGATAAAGAAAATGAATTCAATGGGTTCTATGCAGGTGGAAAACTGGCCGGATCATTTTATAACCAGGAATATATGGCTATTCCTGTTAGAGGATATGGTGGAAGCAGCTCTTCGGTAGCTTTTCCGGCATCATCGCAATCTTCTTTCTGGCTGGAAGGTACCTTGGGAGGAAGAGTGCAGTTATTTGACTCTAATTTTTATATAGATGTGAATTTGCAGCCGCGTTATTTAGCTTATACTTCTAAACAGGATAATATTTCTCCAATGATTATTCCGGGATTTGGAAAAAGCTCTTCAAAATTTAATATGGGATTCGCATGGAATATCGCCTATAAATTCTAA
- a CDS encoding TlpA family protein disulfide reductase, with amino-acid sequence MKKYLLLFIIAIFVMSCSKKVEVKGKITGSSPLERIEFVEASGVGTLPLINIGLDKEGNFSGSFEAPKDGMYVINYANKQNLIYLEGGQKVNISGNAMTFPNEYVITGDAKKNNDFLTASQKFLGEYGNKIDLRQLMAGDESAFVKGMQKVEADINKNVDDLAAKNNPSKALLEWKKNDVKVTVLNLLANYEMSHGAMAGNPSYKPSKALTDYQTKLDNDKEAMVKTIPLYRQYLLVKMTPDFQKYAEANSKNKTGITTSEMFAKYLSTKKDISQTAKDYLLAFVMAQADIHPTTTTANIDKIKKLIDTDIKDATIKSDLLKMQMAITGLKIGEVAPEAALVKQDGKAYKLSENKGKPYMLFFYASWNPYIGEATVPVLKEVVNFYKTKMNFVFVNVDDTKDQFIKTSNSLLKGIQGVNVYGEKGMESDIAKKYGVYGFKLPCFVIVDKDGKIASRSFVNLGEQELVTILDKLTGLSAPKVDPNAQMQQQLQIDPAAQQQANPQSAPTK; translated from the coding sequence ATGAAAAAATATCTTTTATTGTTTATCATTGCGATCTTCGTGATGTCTTGTTCAAAAAAAGTAGAAGTAAAAGGAAAAATTACAGGAAGCTCACCATTAGAAAGAATCGAATTTGTAGAAGCTTCTGGAGTAGGAACACTACCTTTAATTAATATCGGTCTTGATAAAGAGGGTAACTTTTCAGGAAGTTTTGAAGCTCCTAAAGACGGAATGTATGTTATCAATTATGCTAACAAACAAAACCTGATCTACCTTGAAGGAGGACAAAAAGTAAATATCTCAGGAAATGCAATGACATTCCCGAACGAATATGTTATTACAGGAGATGCTAAAAAGAATAACGATTTCCTTACAGCTTCTCAGAAGTTCTTAGGCGAATATGGTAATAAAATTGACCTAAGACAATTAATGGCCGGAGATGAATCAGCTTTTGTTAAAGGGATGCAAAAAGTAGAAGCAGACATCAATAAAAATGTTGATGATCTGGCAGCCAAAAATAACCCTAGCAAAGCACTTTTGGAATGGAAGAAAAACGATGTTAAGGTAACCGTTCTTAACCTTCTTGCCAATTATGAAATGTCTCATGGTGCTATGGCAGGTAATCCGTCTTATAAACCTTCCAAGGCTTTAACGGACTATCAGACCAAATTGGATAATGATAAAGAAGCTATGGTGAAAACTATTCCACTTTACAGACAGTATCTTCTGGTAAAAATGACTCCTGATTTTCAGAAATATGCAGAAGCAAACAGTAAAAATAAAACTGGAATTACCACTTCAGAAATGTTTGCTAAATATTTAAGCACTAAAAAAGATATTTCCCAAACAGCGAAAGATTATCTTTTAGCATTTGTAATGGCTCAGGCTGATATTCATCCAACTACTACTACAGCAAATATTGATAAAATCAAAAAATTAATTGATACAGATATCAAAGATGCTACCATCAAAAGTGACCTGTTAAAAATGCAGATGGCAATTACAGGTCTTAAAATCGGTGAAGTAGCTCCGGAAGCGGCTTTAGTAAAACAGGATGGAAAAGCATACAAGCTTTCTGAAAATAAAGGGAAACCTTATATGCTATTCTTCTATGCTTCATGGAATCCTTATATTGGAGAAGCTACAGTACCGGTTTTAAAAGAAGTTGTTAATTTCTACAAAACCAAAATGAACTTTGTTTTTGTGAACGTAGATGATACAAAAGATCAGTTTATCAAAACTAGCAATTCATTATTAAAAGGTATTCAAGGAGTAAATGTATACGGAGAAAAAGGAATGGAATCTGATATTGCTAAAAAATATGGAGTATACGGATTTAAATTACCTTGCTTTGTTATTGTTGATAAAGATGGAAAAATTGCCAGCAGATCATTTGTAAACCTTGGTGAGCAGGAACTGGTAACCATTTTAGATAAACTAACAGGGCTTTCAGCTCCAAAAGTAGATCCAAATGCACAGATGCAACAACAATTGCAGATTGATCCTGCTGCACAACAGCAAGCAAATCCTCAGTCAGCACCTACAAAATAA
- a CDS encoding succinate dehydrogenase cytochrome b subunit: protein MAGLTSSTIGRKYAMALSAMFLLIFLILHLTTNLLSVLNRDAFNTASEFMGYNPFVQFLMQPILGFAVIFHFAMGFVLEIKNNKARPVKYASNNAAVNSSWMSRNMIISGAVVLAFLALHLYDFWLHEINYKYVEGIAPDSERFWPELHEKFADLWRVALYVISFVLLGLHLAHGFQSSFQSIGARHPKYTPVIKAFGTWYSILIPAGFIIVAVFHFITQ from the coding sequence ATGGCAGGTTTAACGAGTTCTACGATAGGTAGAAAATACGCTATGGCATTATCAGCTATGTTTTTGCTGATTTTTCTTATACTGCATTTGACAACCAATTTGTTATCAGTTCTAAACAGGGATGCATTTAATACAGCATCTGAGTTTATGGGCTATAATCCTTTTGTGCAGTTCTTAATGCAGCCTATTCTTGGTTTTGCAGTAATATTCCATTTTGCGATGGGATTTGTATTGGAGATCAAGAATAATAAAGCGCGTCCAGTAAAGTATGCATCCAACAATGCTGCTGTAAATTCTTCATGGATGTCCAGAAATATGATTATTTCCGGGGCAGTTGTGTTGGCTTTCTTGGCGCTTCACTTATATGATTTCTGGTTACATGAAATCAATTATAAGTATGTAGAGGGAATAGCTCCTGATTCAGAACGCTTCTGGCCAGAGCTTCATGAGAAGTTTGCTGATCTTTGGAGAGTTGCTTTATATGTGATCTCTTTTGTACTATTAGGCTTACACTTAGCTCACGGATTCCAATCTTCATTCCAGTCTATTGGAGCAAGACATCCAAAATACACGCCTGTTATTAAAGCTTTCGGAACATGGTATTCTATCCTTATTCCGGCAGGATTTATCATCGTGGCAGTTTTTCATTTTATAACTCAATAA
- a CDS encoding ComEC/Rec2 family competence protein, which yields MELNKEPLLILVICFILGIFFQDYFLLGKERMYSVAIIETGILISIFFNTYFLHNTRVILFGILFFGMGLVFHFFNNHSPKANTSANKMETVILKISQKLNSTEKYKKYEGIVRLGKKSFNSIIYIPKNHEELDYKNYYKAEAYITQPRQPQYDFQFNYAKYLKRKDIDYQIYLSKIFFAVERNDLSFTEQIRQYRLNVLQKIDKTDMSGTTRAFLKGIILADRTEMDMDTVQDFNRSGLVHLLAISGTHIVIIFGLFNFLMVRCIPLKFRKYSIILSLIFIWLFALFIGFGNSVLRACIMLCVYFIFVLLQRKPDLLHSLALSAFIILILDTQQLFDVGFQLSFLAVLGIFWLNQPLLKYFPKADNYLKKLIFNTITISLSAQLVTLPLVLYYFHQFSFVSIVANVIIVPFSEVIIVFSFLMTFLIAFGLDFSFINQLYDGVIQILLKVIHWFAGADWVFIKNIPMNLIEVLVISIAIYLLRALILKINFKNSMNFIITILAFLVIRIGCNIIENQKEEVLLHSFNKNKIISIKKGNNVCFWIPDRVGREKVLQYIIEPYCSSRRIDQFEIKRIPFSTKKIVFGDQIYDVK from the coding sequence TTGGAATTGAATAAGGAACCCCTATTGATCTTAGTTATATGCTTTATCCTTGGAATTTTTTTTCAGGACTATTTCTTATTGGGAAAAGAACGGATGTATAGTGTGGCTATCATTGAAACTGGAATCTTAATTTCTATATTCTTCAATACTTATTTTTTACATAACACCAGGGTTATTTTGTTTGGGATACTTTTCTTCGGAATGGGTTTAGTTTTTCATTTCTTTAATAATCATTCTCCAAAAGCTAATACCTCTGCGAATAAAATGGAGACTGTTATTTTGAAAATTTCCCAGAAATTAAATTCAACAGAAAAATATAAAAAGTATGAAGGAATAGTTCGTTTAGGGAAAAAAAGTTTTAATTCAATTATTTATATTCCGAAAAACCATGAGGAATTAGATTATAAGAATTATTATAAAGCTGAAGCTTATATCACACAGCCCCGGCAACCCCAATACGATTTTCAATTCAATTATGCGAAATATCTGAAACGGAAGGACATTGACTATCAAATTTATCTTTCGAAAATTTTTTTTGCTGTTGAACGGAATGATTTGAGTTTTACTGAACAAATCCGCCAATACAGACTCAATGTCCTACAGAAAATAGATAAGACAGATATGTCCGGAACTACTAGGGCATTTTTGAAAGGAATTATTCTGGCAGATCGAACAGAAATGGATATGGACACTGTACAAGATTTCAACCGATCTGGGCTGGTGCACCTATTAGCCATTTCCGGAACTCATATTGTGATTATTTTCGGACTTTTTAATTTTTTAATGGTCCGTTGTATTCCTTTGAAATTCAGGAAGTATTCAATTATTTTAAGTTTGATTTTTATTTGGTTGTTTGCTTTATTTATCGGCTTCGGAAATTCGGTGCTGAGGGCATGTATCATGTTGTGTGTGTATTTTATTTTTGTTTTATTGCAGAGAAAGCCAGATTTGTTGCACTCGCTGGCATTGTCAGCATTTATTATTTTAATTCTTGACACTCAGCAGCTTTTTGATGTGGGGTTCCAGCTTAGTTTTTTGGCGGTATTAGGAATTTTTTGGTTGAATCAGCCACTTTTAAAATATTTTCCAAAAGCAGATAATTATTTAAAAAAACTGATCTTTAATACCATTACCATATCCTTGTCAGCTCAGTTGGTAACGCTTCCGTTGGTTCTGTATTATTTTCACCAATTTTCATTTGTTTCGATTGTTGCTAATGTGATTATTGTTCCTTTTTCTGAAGTGATTATTGTGTTTTCATTTTTGATGACTTTTCTTATTGCCTTTGGTCTGGATTTCAGTTTTATTAATCAATTGTATGATGGAGTTATACAAATACTTCTGAAGGTTATTCACTGGTTTGCCGGAGCAGATTGGGTATTTATTAAAAACATTCCGATGAATCTGATTGAAGTATTAGTCATATCAATAGCCATATATTTGTTAAGAGCATTGATTTTAAAAATAAACTTTAAAAATTCAATGAATTTCATAATCACTATTTTGGCATTCTTGGTGATAAGAATCGGATGTAATATTATTGAAAATCAGAAGGAAGAAGTACTTTTGCATTCCTTTAATAAGAATAAAATCATCTCCATAAAGAAAGGGAATAATGTCTGTTTTTGGATTCCTGATAGGGTAGGCAGAGAAAAGGTTTTACAATATATCATTGAACCTTATTGTTCTTCCAGAAGAATAGATCAATTTGAAATAAAACGGATTCCTTTTTCAACTAAAAAAATAGTTTTTGGAGATCAGATTTATGATGTGAAATAA
- a CDS encoding fumarate reductase/succinate dehydrogenase flavoprotein subunit translates to MSKLDSRIPAGPLKDKWKNHKDHMNLVAPNNRDKIDIIVVGTGLAGGSAAATLAEQGYNVKAFCYQDSPRRAHSIAAQGGINAAKNYQGDGDSTYRLFYDTIKGGDYRAREANVYRLAEVSANIIDQCVSQGVPFGRDYGGQLDNRSFGGVQVKRTFYAKGQTGQQLLLGAYSSMSRQIGKGRIKMYNRHEMLDLVIVDGKARGIIARNLVTGEIERHSAHAVVIASGGYGNVYFLSTNAMGSNVSAAWKIHKKGAYFANPCYVQIHPTCIPVHGTQQSKLTLMSESLRNSGRIWVPKKIEDSVAIREGKLRPENIKEEDRDYYLERRYPAFGNLVPRDVASRAAKERCDAGFGIENNDTQEGVYLDFSTEIMKKGKEAAIEKHIHNPTDQQIYDLGKSWIEEKYGNLFVMYEKITADDPYKTPMKIYPAVHYTMGGVWVDYNLQSTIPGCFVIGEANFSDHGANRLGASALMQGLADGYFVLPYTIADYLSADIRTGAIPTNSAAFDEAEKEIKDKVDFFINNKGTHSVDHFHKKLGHIMWNKVGMGRTPEGLKEAIKEIEEVRNDFWKNVKVPGEGEGMNTELEKAFRVADFLELGQLMAIDALNREESCGGHFRWDHATPDGEAERDDVNFKYVGAWEYQGADINAEVLHKEELIYDNIEVKTRSYK, encoded by the coding sequence ATGAGTAAATTAGATTCAAGAATTCCAGCGGGTCCTCTTAAAGACAAGTGGAAAAATCATAAAGATCATATGAACCTTGTTGCACCAAACAACAGAGATAAGATTGATATTATTGTTGTAGGTACAGGTTTGGCAGGAGGTTCTGCTGCAGCTACTTTAGCTGAGCAAGGATACAATGTAAAAGCATTCTGCTACCAGGATTCTCCAAGAAGAGCGCACTCTATTGCAGCTCAGGGAGGGATCAACGCAGCTAAGAATTACCAGGGAGATGGTGACTCTACCTACAGATTATTCTACGACACCATTAAAGGTGGTGACTATAGAGCAAGAGAGGCTAACGTTTACAGATTAGCGGAAGTTTCTGCAAATATTATTGACCAGTGTGTTTCTCAGGGAGTTCCTTTCGGTAGAGATTACGGCGGTCAGTTAGATAACCGTTCATTTGGTGGGGTTCAGGTAAAAAGAACATTCTACGCAAAAGGACAAACAGGACAACAGTTATTATTAGGAGCGTACTCTTCAATGAGCCGTCAGATCGGTAAAGGAAGAATCAAGATGTACAACCGTCATGAAATGCTTGATCTGGTAATTGTTGATGGTAAAGCAAGAGGAATTATCGCAAGAAACCTTGTAACGGGTGAAATTGAAAGACACTCTGCTCACGCAGTAGTAATCGCTTCAGGAGGATACGGAAACGTATATTTCCTTTCTACCAATGCAATGGGATCCAACGTTTCTGCAGCTTGGAAAATCCACAAAAAAGGAGCTTACTTCGCAAACCCTTGTTACGTACAGATTCACCCTACTTGTATTCCGGTTCACGGAACTCAGCAGTCTAAACTAACTTTGATGTCTGAATCATTAAGAAACTCCGGAAGAATCTGGGTTCCTAAAAAGATTGAAGATTCAGTAGCGATCAGAGAAGGTAAATTAAGACCTGAAAATATTAAAGAAGAAGATAGAGATTACTATTTAGAAAGAAGATATCCTGCATTCGGTAACCTTGTACCGAGAGACGTTGCTTCAAGAGCAGCTAAAGAAAGATGTGATGCTGGATTCGGAATCGAAAATAATGATACTCAGGAAGGTGTTTACCTGGATTTCTCTACGGAGATCATGAAAAAAGGTAAAGAAGCCGCTATTGAAAAACATATTCACAATCCTACAGATCAGCAGATCTATGATCTTGGTAAGAGCTGGATTGAGGAGAAATATGGTAACCTATTCGTAATGTACGAAAAGATTACTGCTGATGATCCTTACAAAACTCCAATGAAGATTTATCCTGCAGTTCACTATACAATGGGTGGTGTATGGGTTGATTATAACCTTCAGTCTACAATCCCTGGATGTTTCGTTATCGGTGAAGCTAACTTCTCAGATCACGGAGCTAACAGGCTTGGAGCATCTGCATTGATGCAGGGTCTTGCAGACGGATATTTTGTATTGCCTTATACTATTGCAGATTACCTTTCTGCAGATATCAGAACAGGAGCAATTCCTACCAACTCAGCAGCGTTTGACGAAGCTGAAAAAGAAATTAAAGATAAAGTTGATTTCTTCATTAATAATAAAGGAACTCATTCAGTAGACCACTTCCACAAGAAACTGGGACACATTATGTGGAATAAAGTAGGAATGGGAAGAACTCCTGAAGGATTAAAAGAAGCAATCAAAGAAATTGAAGAAGTAAGAAACGACTTCTGGAAGAACGTAAAAGTTCCTGGTGAAGGAGAAGGAATGAACACTGAGCTTGAAAAAGCATTCAGAGTCGCAGACTTCCTTGAATTAGGACAATTAATGGCTATCGATGCGCTAAACAGAGAAGAATCTTGTGGTGGTCACTTCCGTTGGGATCACGCTACTCCGGACGGAGAAGCGGAAAGAGACGACGTAAACTTCAAATACGTTGGAGCTTGGGAATATCAGGGAGCAGATATCAACGCGGAAGTGTTGCATAAAGAGGAACTGATCTACGACAACATCGAGGTTAAAACTAGAAGTTACAAATAA
- a CDS encoding glycoside hydrolase family 99 protein, with translation MKHLKNFLLLLACTIFSISFSQEETISRDKVQIFYYGWYGNQKTDGGLQHWNHEIIPHWSNPKWNNLGHYKGGEDIGANFYPELGNYSSNDKTIIEKHMKMMKEAGVGVVVISWLGKDSFTDKRVMQYLDIADRFHLKIAFHIEPFYKSVTEFRDQLSYLVKAYAHHHAFYKKDGKPLYYVYDSYKIAPEEWSKLLSKNGEKTIRNTELDGYYIGLWVEKNDSAFFDTSGFDGFYTYFASEGFVFGSTASNWKYMAQYAKDHHLIFIPCVGPGYSDTRIRPWNEANFKSREDGKYYERMFDAAITINPEFIGITSFNEWHEGTQIEPAIPKKIKGFIYENYGKDPWMYIKETKRLTDKFLKGK, from the coding sequence ATGAAACATCTAAAGAATTTTTTATTATTACTTGCCTGTACAATTTTTTCAATAAGTTTTTCCCAGGAAGAAACAATATCAAGAGATAAAGTGCAGATATTCTATTATGGCTGGTATGGAAACCAGAAAACTGACGGCGGCCTGCAGCATTGGAATCATGAAATTATTCCTCATTGGAGCAACCCTAAATGGAATAATCTCGGACATTACAAAGGAGGGGAAGATATTGGAGCTAATTTTTATCCTGAATTAGGAAATTATAGTTCCAATGATAAAACGATTATTGAGAAACACATGAAGATGATGAAAGAGGCTGGTGTGGGTGTTGTGGTGATAAGCTGGCTGGGGAAAGATTCTTTTACTGATAAAAGGGTGATGCAGTATCTGGATATTGCAGACCGTTTTCATTTAAAAATAGCCTTTCATATAGAGCCTTTCTATAAATCCGTTACAGAATTTAGAGATCAGCTTTCTTATCTTGTGAAAGCATATGCTCATCATCATGCTTTTTACAAAAAAGACGGAAAACCTTTGTATTATGTGTATGACAGTTATAAAATAGCTCCGGAAGAGTGGTCGAAATTGCTTTCTAAAAACGGAGAGAAAACAATACGTAATACAGAATTAGATGGCTATTACATTGGTTTATGGGTAGAGAAAAATGATTCAGCTTTTTTTGATACTTCCGGTTTTGATGGTTTTTACACTTATTTTGCCAGTGAAGGTTTTGTTTTTGGAAGCACAGCTTCTAACTGGAAGTATATGGCTCAGTATGCAAAAGATCATCATCTTATTTTTATCCCATGTGTGGGCCCAGGCTATTCAGATACAAGAATCAGACCTTGGAATGAAGCTAATTTTAAAAGCAGAGAAGACGGAAAATATTATGAAAGAATGTTTGATGCAGCTATTACAATTAATCCTGAATTTATAGGAATTACTTCATTTAACGAATGGCATGAGGGAACACAGATAGAACCTGCAATTCCTAAAAAGATAAAAGGCTTCATCTACGAAAACTATGGAAAAGATCCGTGGATGTACATCAAAGAAACAAAGCGTTTAACAGATAAGTTTTTGAAAGGAAAGTAA
- the rlmD gene encoding 23S rRNA (uracil(1939)-C(5))-methyltransferase RlmD, with product MSRKNKKNLVLENIKLLTAGAKGVAIGKTEDGKTVLVSGAIPGDIVNVRVKKAKSKYYEGEAVEVLEKSPFRTEPKCVHFGTCGGCKWQNMSYEKQLDFKQEEVYNNIKRIGGIEDFETVSILGSQEQYFYRNKMEFSFSNARWLTQYEISSEENFGSKDALGFHIPGMWSKILDLKECFLQEDPSNAIRLAVKEYAVENGLDFFDVRNHEGFLRTLMMRQNSKGEWMVLFQLFREEKENREKLFAYILEKFPQIKTLVYAINPKANDSIYDLDINVYFGEGYLMEEMDGLKFKIGPKSFFQTNYKQALELYRKTLEFADLKGDEVVYDLYTGTGTIAQYVARNAKQVIGIESVQEAIDAAIEHAELNGLTNTTFYCGDMKNVFNDEFMENHPKADVLITDPPRDGMHQKVVEQILKLAPEKVVYVSCNSATQARDLALMKEHYTVVKILPVDMFPQTHHVENIALLVKK from the coding sequence ATGAGCAGAAAGAATAAGAAAAATTTAGTTCTTGAAAATATAAAGCTGTTAACAGCCGGAGCAAAAGGAGTTGCTATCGGGAAAACGGAAGATGGTAAAACAGTATTGGTTTCAGGGGCAATTCCGGGAGATATTGTTAATGTAAGAGTGAAAAAAGCCAAATCCAAATATTATGAAGGAGAAGCGGTAGAGGTCTTGGAGAAGTCTCCTTTCAGAACAGAACCAAAATGTGTTCACTTTGGAACTTGTGGAGGGTGCAAATGGCAAAATATGAGCTATGAAAAACAGCTTGATTTCAAACAGGAAGAAGTATATAACAATATCAAAAGAATTGGTGGGATTGAAGATTTTGAAACCGTATCAATCCTGGGTTCACAAGAACAATATTTCTATAGAAACAAAATGGAGTTTTCTTTCTCCAATGCAAGATGGCTTACTCAATATGAAATCAGCTCTGAGGAGAATTTTGGAAGTAAAGACGCTTTAGGATTCCATATTCCAGGAATGTGGAGTAAGATTTTAGACCTTAAAGAATGCTTCCTGCAGGAAGATCCTTCTAATGCCATCAGATTGGCAGTAAAAGAATATGCTGTTGAGAACGGATTGGATTTCTTTGATGTACGAAACCATGAAGGATTTCTGAGAACCTTAATGATGAGACAAAACTCTAAAGGAGAATGGATGGTATTATTCCAGCTTTTTAGAGAAGAAAAAGAAAACAGAGAGAAACTTTTTGCATATATCCTTGAGAAGTTTCCACAGATCAAAACATTGGTGTATGCTATTAATCCAAAAGCCAATGACTCTATCTACGATCTGGATATTAATGTATATTTTGGTGAAGGATATCTAATGGAAGAAATGGATGGACTGAAGTTTAAAATAGGGCCGAAATCATTCTTCCAGACCAACTATAAGCAAGCGTTGGAATTATACAGAAAGACACTTGAATTTGCAGATCTGAAAGGTGATGAAGTAGTATATGACCTATATACCGGAACGGGAACAATTGCTCAGTATGTAGCAAGAAACGCAAAACAGGTAATCGGGATAGAATCTGTTCAGGAAGCTATTGATGCAGCCATTGAACATGCTGAATTAAATGGTCTTACCAATACAACTTTCTATTGTGGAGATATGAAAAATGTCTTTAACGATGAATTTATGGAAAACCATCCAAAAGCAGACGTTTTGATTACTGATCCACCAAGAGATGGTATGCACCAAAAAGTAGTTGAACAAATCTTAAAATTAGCTCCGGAAAAAGTAGTCTATGTAAGTTGTAATTCAGCAACACAGGCTAGAGATCTGGCATTGATGAAAGAACATTATACAGTAGTAAAAATATTACCGGTAGACATGTTCCCACAAACTCATCACGTAGAGAATATAGCATTGCTGGTTAAAAAATAA
- a CDS encoding succinate dehydrogenase/fumarate reductase iron-sulfur subunit produces MSAKKGLHLTLKIWRQKNNKSKGQFETYKISDVSTDSSFLEMLDILNENLINEGKEPIAFDHDCREGICGMCSLYINGRAHGPDTGITTCQLHMRMFKDGETIVIEPWRSAAFPVIKDLMVDRSAFDRVMAAGGFISVNTSGNTLDANAIPVPKEDADKAMDAAACIGCGACVATCKNGSAMLFVGAKVSQYALLPQGRVEAKRRVLNMVKAMDEEGFGNCSNTGACEVECPKGISLENIARMNREYMSALVDQG; encoded by the coding sequence ATGAGTGCAAAAAAAGGCTTACATCTTACGCTGAAAATTTGGAGACAAAAAAATAATAAATCTAAAGGTCAGTTTGAGACCTATAAAATATCAGATGTATCTACAGATTCTTCATTTTTGGAGATGTTGGATATCCTGAACGAAAATTTAATTAACGAAGGTAAAGAGCCTATCGCTTTCGATCACGACTGTCGTGAAGGAATCTGTGGTATGTGTTCTCTTTACATTAATGGTAGAGCCCATGGTCCTGATACAGGAATTACTACCTGTCAGCTTCACATGAGAATGTTCAAAGACGGAGAGACTATCGTTATTGAACCATGGAGAAGTGCTGCTTTCCCTGTTATCAAAGACTTAATGGTAGACAGAAGCGCATTCGACAGAGTAATGGCAGCAGGTGGTTTCATCTCTGTAAACACTTCTGGTAATACATTGGATGCGAACGCAATTCCTGTTCCTAAAGAAGATGCAGACAAAGCGATGGATGCTGCTGCTTGTATCGGATGTGGAGCTTGTGTGGCTACATGTAAAAACGGATCAGCAATGCTATTCGTTGGAGCTAAAGTTTCTCAGTATGCATTACTTCCTCAGGGTAGAGTAGAAGCTAAGAGAAGAGTTCTAAACATGGTAAAAGCTATGGATGAAGAAGGATTCGGAAACTGTTCAAACACTGGAGCTTGTGAAGTTGAATGCCCTAAAGGTATTTCTCTTGAAAATATCGCAAGAATGAACAGAGAATACATGTCTGCTCTTGTAGATCAAGGATAG